In Atribacterota bacterium, the genomic window ATATGCACCTTGTAATAATTCTTGTCCTGCTTCAGTTAATGTACCGGCATATCTGGCTTACACCAAAGAGGGTCAATATAAAAAAGCAATGCAGGCACACTTAAGAACAAATCCTTTTCCAGCGGTATGCGGAAGGGTATGCCCTGCTTTCTGTGAATCCAGATGTCGAAGAAAGGATATTGATGATGCCATCAATATTCGTGCTGTCAAGAGATTTATGGCTGATCAGGTTGATAATTATCTGGATTGTTTCCCTGAAAAAAATAGTAAAAATGGTAAAAAAGTTGCCATTATTGGTGGTGGTCCTTCTGGACTTTCCAATGCTTATTTTCTAACTATGTTAGGATATGAAACAACAGTATTTGAAGCACAACCAAAAGCTGGAGGAATGTTAACCTATGCTATCCCATCTTATCGTTTACCAAAGAATATTGTGAAAAAAGAGATTCAAGCACTGGTAGATTACGGAGTTAAGATACAAACAAACACAAGGATTGGAGAGGATATGACTTTAGATCAGCTGAGAAAAGAAGGTTACCAAGCATTCTATGTTTCTGCTGGTGCCTGGGACTGCATTATGCCTGAGATGGACAACTTAGATGATTCCAGAATTTTTAGCGGTTTAGAATTCTTATCTAAATTTAATAGAAAGGAAAAGCTTGATATTGGCAAAGAGGTAATAGTGATTGGTGGCGGTAATTCTGCCATTGATGCAGCTAGAACTGCTAAAAGGCTTGGAGCAAAGGTTACCATCGTTTATCGAAGAACCAGAGAAGAAATGCCTGCTGATGAAGCTGAAGTTAATGAAGCTGAAAGAGAAGGTATAAAGATTTCTTTACTACAAAATATAAAGTCAGTGAAATCAAACAAAGATTTCCTGGAAGTAGAGTTAGTGAATATGAAATTAGGCAATTATGATGCTTCTGGTCGGCGTAAGCCCATTGAAATTAAAGAATCTACTTTTATCAAGAAAGTCGATTGTTTAATCTTATCTATTGGGCAAAAACCTGCTATTTCAGATTTATTCCATAATGAAGAAATTGTTCTCAATCGGGATCAGACTATTCCCACTGAAAAAGGAGTAACCAAAATACAAGATGTTTTTGCCGGTGGTGATGTGGCATTAGGTCCTGCTACTGTAGTTGAGGCGATAGGAGAAGCACAGAATGCTGCTGAAGCTATTGATTTTTATTTAACTGGTAAAAAGAGAGTTTATCCCTGGAGGATAAAAGATCCAATTAACGTGGATTTTGATCCTGAATCAGATCCAGTAGATTACGCACGTTCTCAGGTCCATCTCCTTCCGATTCAAGAAAGAGGAGTTCATAACGAGGTAGAAAAAACATGGAATAAAGAGATAACCTGTAGAGAAAGCAGCAGGTGCTTACGTTGTGAATATCGAGAGGACTAATATTGAAAGAAAGGATTGAAATAGAATTAAAATGAAAGATACAGGAATAAAAAAGGAAAAAATGGCGATGCCGTTGGTCCAAGTAACAATAAATGACAAAAAAATTATGGTAGAGCCTGATTCAACAATCCTGGATGCAGCAACTAAGGCAGGCATAAGAATTCCCACGTTATGTGCTATGCCAGAAATCAATCATTATCCAGGCTCTTGTCGTATGTGTGTGGTAGAGGTTAAAGGTCATCCCTGTCTGGTTGCCTCATGTGTATATCCAGTACAGGAAGGTATGGTAGTGTATACCCATAGTGAAAGGGTAATTAACGCTCGCCGAGCCGTATTGGAATTATTATTAACTACGCATCCTCTGGATTGTATGACCTGTGAGAAGAATGGTGAATGTGATTTGCAAGACTTAGCTTATGAATTGGGGATTAAAGAATCCGGTTTTGGCAGAAGTGAAAGAAACCTTCCTATCGACGAAAGTAATCCTTTTATTTTAAGAGATTTGAATAAATGCATTCTTTGTCGAAGATGTGTAGAGATATGTAACGAGATTCAACAATCAAGAGCTATTGGATTCGGATATCGTGGTACAAAAACAGAAGTCATTGCCGGATTGGGCAATAAATTAGGACATGAAACAAAAATTACTATTGGTTCAGAAAAAAATCCCGATTATTCTAATTGTGTTTCTTGTGGACAGTGTGTTGCGGTATGCCCTGTTGGAGCATTAACTGATAAGGCAGCTATAGGAAAAGGAAGAGCCTGGGAATTTGAAAAAGTTCATACTACCTGTAATTACTGTGGATGTGGATGCGGATTTGACCTGAATATTAAAGATGGCAAGGTAGTTAAGGTTACTTCCAATCCTGATAGTGTTGTCAATGGCATTAATCTCTGTGTGAAAGGGCGTTTTGGAAATGATTATATTCATAGGGAAGATCGCTTAAAAACTCCCTTAATCAGGAAAAATGGTAAATTAGAACCAGCTTCCTGGGATGAAGCGCTGCAGTTAATCAGTGATAAATTTCAAGAGATCAAAGAAGAAAGCGGAAAAGATAGCTTAGCGGTTCTTTCTTCAGCCAAATGTACTAATGAAGAAAACTATCTACTAATGAAATTTGCCAGGGCAGTCCTGGGAACGAATAATGTTGACCATTGTGCCCGGCTTTGCCATTCAGCCACTGTTGCTGGCTTGGCTCAAACCTTTGGTAGTGGTGCCATGACTAATTCTATTACGGAAATTGCCCATGCTTCGGTTATTTATTTAACCGGTTCCAACACTACTGAGAACCATCCTATCATTGCCCTGGAAATAAAAAAAGCAGTAACTAAAAATGGAGCAAAATTAATTGTAGCTGATCCTAGAGAAATAGAGTTAGTCAAATATGCTACTCTCTGGTTAAGGCATAGACCAGGAACAGATGTAGCCCTGTTTAATGGTTTGATGAATGTTATAATTACTGAGGGATTGGAAGATAAGGAATTTATTAAAAAACGAACCGAAGATTATGAAAAAATGAAGGAAGTAGTTCTCAAGTATACCCCAGAAATAGTAGCGAAGATTACCGGAGTTCCTGCCGATGATATCAGGAAAGCAGCAAGAATTTATGCTAAAGGTCCTAATACTTCTTTAATTTATTCCATGGGGATTACCCAACATACCAGCGGTACTGATAATGTTCTTTCAACTGCCAATATAGCGATGTTAACTGGTAATGTAGGGAAGGAGAGTTCAGGAGTAAATCCTTTAAGGGGACAAAGTAATGTTCAGGGCGCTTGTGATATGGGAGCTTTGCCCAATGTGTATTCCGGTTATCAGACCGTAGCGGACCCCGCAATTCAAGAGAAGTTTTCTAAAGCCTGGCAGGCTGAATTGTCAAATAAGGTCGGACTCACAGTTGTTGAAATACTTAATGCCGCATATGATGGCAAAGTGAGAGGTATATTCATTATGGCAGAAAATCCAGCTATGTCAGATCCTGATTTAAACCACGCCCGTGAAGCTTTAAAGAAAACTGATTTTTTAGTGGTATCAGATATGTTTATGACTGAAACAGCTGAAATGGCTGATGTAGTGTTGCCTGGTGTTAGTTTTGCTGAGAAAGATGGCACTATTACTAATACTGAGAGAAGAGTGCAAAGATTCTATAAAGCTATTGAACCAATAGGAGAATCAAAACCGGAATGGCAGATAATCTGTGAACTAGCTCAGAAAATGGGATATAATAATATGAGCTACAATAGCCCTGCTGAAATTATGGAAGAAATTGCTCAACTCACTCCAATTTATGGAGGGATACTCTATCCAAGATTGGAAAAAGAAGGGTTGCAATGGCCTTGTCCAGATACCAAACATCCTGGGACAAGGTTCCTGCATAAGGATAAGTTTAGCAGAGGAAAGGGAAAGTTCTTCCCAGTTGAATTTAGAGAGGCTGCCGAACTTCCTGATGAAGAATATCCTTTAATCTTTACTACTGGAAGAGTATTATATCATTTCCATACCGGTACAGTTACCCGAAAATCTAAAGGGCTAAGCGAAGTATATAAAGAAGCATTAGTTGAGATTAGCCCTCAGGATGCCAGCGAATTAAGTATAAAAGATGGTGAAATGGTTGAAGTTACCTCTCGAAGAGGAAAGATTCAGGCAAAGGCTAAGGTAACTGAAAAATCTGATAATGGTGTAGTATTCATGAGTTTCCATTTCCATGAAGCTGCTGCTAATTTATTAACAATTGCAGCCCTCGATCCAGTTTCTAAGATACCAGAGTATAAAGTGTGTGCTGTTAAAATTAAAAAGATATCCTAAAAATAAATATTATTAAAAAAGGAGGATACTAAGTTGAGTACAGAGAAAGATAAAATTCAATTAGCGCAAGATGTAACAACGCCATGTAATCCACCAGGTGCAATTGCTAATGCTTTTTGTACTATTGGCAAGAACAAGGCTGGTCTGTCATGGAGTAAAATGATTATCTTAGGTATTCTGGCGGGTGCTTATATCAGTTTTGGTGCGCAACTGGCTACTATGGTTACTTATGATGCAGTAAAATTTGTAGGTGATGGGATTACTAAATTTTTATTTGGTAGTGTTTTTTCAGTTGGTCTTATGCTGGTTGTTATTGCCGGAGCAGAATTATTTACCGGAAATAATTTAATCGTGGTGGGCACTTTAAACCAGAATGTTACAGTAGGAAAATTGTTAAACAGCTGGGTTTGGGTATATATAGCAAATTTTATTGGTTCTCTTTTGATAGTATGGTTGATGTATAATGCTCAGCTTTGGAAGACCGGAAATTTTGCTGTAGGAGCAAAGGCTTTGGCCATAGCCAATGGTAAGGTTAATCTAACCTGGAGTGCAGCTATAGCACGAGGAATTCTCTGTAACTGGCTGGTATGCCTGGCAGTATGGATGGCAGTAGCAGCTAAGGATGTTCCTGGTAAAATTCTTGGTATCTATTTCCCCATTATGGCTTTTGTAGCCAGTGGTTTTGAGCATAGTATTGCCAATATGTATTTTGTACCCATGGGTATATTGTTAAAAAATAATACTTCAATAGTAGCAGCAGCAGGATTAACGGATCAGCTTAGCCGATTGAATTGGGGTAGTTTTTTATTTAATAATTTATTACCAGTAACTATAGGCAATATAATTGGCGGAGCCTTCTTTGTTGCTACTATATATTGGTATGTTTATTTAAGAGATAATAAATAATATATAGAACAGAAATAATTAAAGGAATTCAGGGCTATACTGGTAAGAATAGGTATAGCCCTTTTTAACTTATTTATAATATGCACTCATGATGATTTTGTTTCTTACTATTGATCTAAATTAGTGAGTATAAAAATGAATATAGAGAAAAAATATACTGCTATTTCAGTTATAGTATTAGCAGGCGGTAGAAGCAGCAGAATAGGTTTAGGTAAAGATAAAGGCTATCTGAAATTTAGGGGCACTATCCTTATAAAACGAGTTATTTTAAATATTCTTTCTATAGAAGGGATTACAGAGCAAGATATTATTATTGTAGGACCCAGAGATAGATTTCCCCAATATAAGTTAACTGTAGAGGATATCTACCCCCAAAAAGGGCCATTAGGAGGGATTTTTTCAGGTTTACAATATTCCAAAACATTTTATAATCTAGTTATAGGATATGATATGCCCTTTATTGAGAAAAGATTAGTTGCATATATGATAGAAAATATGGAAGGTTATGATATAGTAATTCCCACTCATGGCAAGGAATTATTCGAACCTTTATGTGCCATTTATAGTAAAAATTGCCTGAAAATAATTGAACAGAATTTAAAAAAGGGTACCCTGGCGGTAAGAGATATTTTTCCCTTTTTAAAAATTCGCTGGATTACCGAAATGGAAATCAGAAGATGTGATCCAGAATTACATTCTTTTTTTAATATTAATTTTCAAGGTGATTTTATTGAGGCAGAGAAATTGGAAATAGACCGGAGAAAAAAGAATGTTAACAAATAATAAGGGCACTGAAACTGAAATAATCCAGGTTAATAAATATGAGAGAAATAAGGTTATTGATTTAGTAGCCAAAGAGAAAACTTTAAATATTTATGTTAATCAGAAATATATTGTTACCTTAAATTGCAGTCCGGGTAATTTGAAATATTTAGCAACAGGGTTTCTATACAGTGCAGGTATTGTGCAGGATAAGAATGGAATAATTTCAACTAAAACAGGGAAGAAAGGAATATATTTCCAGATTAATAATTCTTTATTTTCGCCGGATAAAATATACAGTGCTAATCTTATTAATCAAATTAAGCAAACAGTACCAGGAAATAGAGGACCCCTGTCTATTGAAAATAGTAGCAAACTCAATATCAGCACTATTTATTTGCTCATCACTCTTATGCAGGAAAAAGCTGAATTTTTTAAGTTAAGTGGCGGTGTACATAATTGTGGTTTAGCTAATCTTAATGGTTGTCTTGTTCTATTTTGCGAGGATATAAGTCGTTATAATACAATAGACAGAATTTTAGGAGAGGCATTCTTAAAGAATATTAATACAGATGATAAGATAATTTTGACTTCCTGTCGTATTACTTCTGGAATTATGCAGAAAATTATAAAGGGAAATATTCCTATTGTTATTTCCCGATCTGCTCCCACTGATTATGCGATTCAACTGGCGGATAAGCAAGGAATCACTCTTATTGGATTTGCACGTGGGGAAAGAATGAATATTTATGCCCATTCTGAACGAATTGATAATTAAGGTCAGTTTGAAGATTTATCTATGCTGTTGCTATAACGATACAATGAATTGATAAAGGGATTAAAAGTGAAAAAATTTATACTATCGATTGATCCAGGTAGAAAAAAGTGCGGTATAGCACTGGTGGATTACAAATTAAGATATATAGCAGGTGAGGTTGTAAACAATGAGAGATTGATGGACCGGGTAAAAAATTATTTAGGAAAATACCAGATTAAAAGCATAGTAGTGGGAAGTGGAACAAATTCAGAAAATATTATTGCAGTTATCAAGAAAAATTTTCCGGAGTTATTTATCACTGTAATAACAGAAGAAGATACTACCAGGTTAGCAAGGAGATATTTCTTTGAACATAATCCGCCAACCGGCTGGTTAAAACTTATTCCTATTTCTCTTCGCATACCTCCTCGACCTTATGACGATTTTGCTGCCTATGTAATTGCCAGAAAATTTTTCTCTGATTATCAACAAGATAAGAAGTTGTAGAGATATTCTTTACCTAACTTCACAACTAGTACATAGTATATTTAGTATTCGTATAGCATATAGTGTGAAGAAGATATAGCGTCATATATTTGATTTTAATGAAATATAACTAAAAGTAATAGATAAATATCAAAAATAGAAAAATAACAGTTACTAAATGTTTTAGCTGAAAACTAAAACCTTCAACCAAAAACCATTGTACTTAAATATATTTCGGGGAAAAGATGAAAATAAGATACAAGCTTACTATATATGGTATTGTTCAGGGAGTAGGTTTTCGTCCCTTTATTCATAAATTGGTAAAAAAATATAATTTATATGGATGGATTTGTAACTCCAACCAGGGAGTAGAAATGGAAATTGAAGGGGAGGACTCCGATGGTAGGGAATTTTTAAAAGAATTAAAAAATCATCTCCCTCCCTTAGCTCTTATTGATGATATCAGAATTAAAAGGTTATCCTGTATTGGATATTCCAAATTTGCCATAAAGAAGAGCAAATCCAACCATAGACATCCTGTTATTCTTATGCCCCCCGATATTTCCATTTGTGAGGATTGTAAAACAGAACTGAATGATCCTTCTAACCGACGTTATCATTACCCTTTTATTAATTGTACCAATTGTGGCCCTCGTTTTACTATTATTGAAGACATGCCTTATGATAGGGATAAGACTACTATGAAAAAATTTGTTATGTGTACTGATTGTTTTAATGAATATCATGATTTAGAAAACCGTCGCTATCATGCTCAACCTAATGCTTGTCCAGTTTGTGGCCCACAAGTTTCTCTTTATACAGGTAACCAGAAAGTTGTTACGCAGGACCCTATCCAGGAGGCGCAAAAGAGATTGAGAGGAGGAGAGGTGGGTGTAATAAAAGGATTAGGAGGGTTTCATCTGAGCTGTGATGCTCAGAATAAGGAAGCCGTATCCAGAATTAGAGAAATAAAGAAAAGAGACCAAAAACCTTTTGCTTTGATGGCTGAAAGTATATCAAAAATAACAAATTTCTGTTATGTATCTGTGCTGGCTCGGAAATATTTAGAGAGCAAGGAGAAGCCCATCGTACTTTTAAAAAAGAAAAGAATTTGCCATTTATCACCAGCTATTGCTCCTGGTAATGCCTATCTTGGCTTTATGTTACCTTATACCCCCTTACATATTTTATTATTACAAAAGAGTAACCTGGTCCTGGTTATGACCAGTGCTAATTTCAGCGATGAACCAATTATCATTCAAAATGAAGAAGCATTTCAGAAATTGGCACAGCAGGTTGACTTTTTACTTCTCCATAATCGACAGATTTACAATCGCTGTGATGATTCTGTTTTAAAGATAACTGCTCATCATTCTATCTTTATTAGAAGGTCAAGAGGTTATGCCCCATTTCCCATTGTGCTCCCGGAGGAGGCTAAATCTATACTGGCCTTAGGTCCAGAAGAAAAGAATACAGTATGTCTTACTCGTGATCGTTATGCCTTTCCCAGTCAGCATCTGGGTGATTTGAAAAACAGGGATAGCTTCCAGGCCTATCAGGAAGCCATCAAACGTCTAATTCGGGTATTTCAATTTAAACCAAAGGTTATTGCCTGTGATTTACATCCTGATTATCTTTCTACTCATTATGCTGAGGAATTATCCCGGCAATTCAGAGTGCCCTTGTTGAAGATTCAACACCATCATGCCCATATTGCCAGCTGTATAGCTGAAAACTATATATCTGAAAAGGTGATTGGAGTTGCCTTTGACGGTACCGGTTTTGGTCTGGACGGTGCTATCTGGGGAGGTGAATTCCTGGTAGTTTCACCGAAGGATTGCTTGAGAGTGGGTCATTTAAAATATGTAGCTATGCCCGGGGGAGAACAAGCTATACATCAACCCTGGAGGATGGCTTTTAGTTATCTTTACTCCCTTTCCGGACAAGAGGCTGATTCTATTCGATCGGTATTAGGGGAAGGAAGAGAGAAAAAAGATTTTCAGTTACTGAAACAGATGATAGATAAAAGGATTAATTCACCTCTTACCTCCAGCTGCGGCAGATTGTTTGATGCAGTTGCTTCTCTAATTGGACTAAGAGATGGGGTGGCTTTTGAAGGACAAGCTGCTATGGAGCTGGAAGCTTTATGTCAGACTAAATATAAGGATAATTATAATTATCAAATTACTAGAGAAATTAACGGCTTGGTGGTAGATACTGGAGAAATGTTTCTACAGATAATTAATGATTTAGAAAGGAAAATTCCTTTACCCAGAATTGCCACTCAGTTCCATAACACAGTTGCTGATATTATTCTTTCCTTATGTGTTAAAATAAAAAAGGAATTTAATATCAATTATGTTGCTTTAAGCGGAGGAGTTTTTCAAAATAGCTTTCTTTTAGCTCAAACTATGAAAAAATTAAAAAAGGAAAACTTTACAGTCTTAATACATAAAAAATTACCGCCTAACGATGGCTGTATTGCCCTGGGACAGGCGGTAGTTACTGATGCGCGTATCAAGTCTGGTAAAATTATATGTGGTTTTTACAAATGTAAATGAGATCTTTGAGAAAGTAAAAGAGGTATTTGTATGTGTCTGGCTATCCCTGGTAAGATAATAAAAAAAATAAATTGTGAAGAGGCAGAGGTTCTGTTGGGGAATATAAAAAAGTCGGTTAGAATTGACCTTTTACCTGAAATTGAAGAAGGAGATTATGTGCTTATTCATGCTGGATATGCCATTACTAAAATCGATTCCCGGGAGGCAAATGAGATAAATCAAGCCTGGGAGGAAATACAGTCTTGAAGTATTTCGATGAATATAGGGATAAAAGGCTTTGCCAATCAATAATAGAAAGAATCAAGGAACTGACAACAGAAGAAATTAATATAATGGAAGTTTGCGGAACTCATACTATGTCCATTTTTCGTTCTGGCATAAAAGACCTTTTGCCGGAAAATATTCATTTAATTTCAGGTCCTGGTTGTCCGGTATGTGTTACTCCCATATCCGATATCAATCATATAATTGCTCT contains:
- the fdhF gene encoding formate dehydrogenase subunit alpha codes for the protein MPLVQVTINDKKIMVEPDSTILDAATKAGIRIPTLCAMPEINHYPGSCRMCVVEVKGHPCLVASCVYPVQEGMVVYTHSERVINARRAVLELLLTTHPLDCMTCEKNGECDLQDLAYELGIKESGFGRSERNLPIDESNPFILRDLNKCILCRRCVEICNEIQQSRAIGFGYRGTKTEVIAGLGNKLGHETKITIGSEKNPDYSNCVSCGQCVAVCPVGALTDKAAIGKGRAWEFEKVHTTCNYCGCGCGFDLNIKDGKVVKVTSNPDSVVNGINLCVKGRFGNDYIHREDRLKTPLIRKNGKLEPASWDEALQLISDKFQEIKEESGKDSLAVLSSAKCTNEENYLLMKFARAVLGTNNVDHCARLCHSATVAGLAQTFGSGAMTNSITEIAHASVIYLTGSNTTENHPIIALEIKKAVTKNGAKLIVADPREIELVKYATLWLRHRPGTDVALFNGLMNVIITEGLEDKEFIKKRTEDYEKMKEVVLKYTPEIVAKITGVPADDIRKAARIYAKGPNTSLIYSMGITQHTSGTDNVLSTANIAMLTGNVGKESSGVNPLRGQSNVQGACDMGALPNVYSGYQTVADPAIQEKFSKAWQAELSNKVGLTVVEILNAAYDGKVRGIFIMAENPAMSDPDLNHAREALKKTDFLVVSDMFMTETAEMADVVLPGVSFAEKDGTITNTERRVQRFYKAIEPIGESKPEWQIICELAQKMGYNNMSYNSPAEIMEEIAQLTPIYGGILYPRLEKEGLQWPCPDTKHPGTRFLHKDKFSRGKGKFFPVEFREAAELPDEEYPLIFTTGRVLYHFHTGTVTRKSKGLSEVYKEALVEISPQDASELSIKDGEMVEVTSRRGKIQAKAKVTEKSDNGVVFMSFHFHEAAANLLTIAALDPVSKIPEYKVCAVKIKKIS
- a CDS encoding formate/nitrite transporter family protein; this encodes MSTEKDKIQLAQDVTTPCNPPGAIANAFCTIGKNKAGLSWSKMIILGILAGAYISFGAQLATMVTYDAVKFVGDGITKFLFGSVFSVGLMLVVIAGAELFTGNNLIVVGTLNQNVTVGKLLNSWVWVYIANFIGSLLIVWLMYNAQLWKTGNFAVGAKALAIANGKVNLTWSAAIARGILCNWLVCLAVWMAVAAKDVPGKILGIYFPIMAFVASGFEHSIANMYFVPMGILLKNNTSIVAAAGLTDQLSRLNWGSFLFNNLLPVTIGNIIGGAFFVATIYWYVYLRDNK
- a CDS encoding molybdenum cofactor guanylyltransferase, translated to MNIEKKYTAISVIVLAGGRSSRIGLGKDKGYLKFRGTILIKRVILNILSIEGITEQDIIIVGPRDRFPQYKLTVEDIYPQKGPLGGIFSGLQYSKTFYNLVIGYDMPFIEKRLVAYMIENMEGYDIVIPTHGKELFEPLCAIYSKNCLKIIEQNLKKGTLAVRDIFPFLKIRWITEMEIRRCDPELHSFFNINFQGDFIEAEKLEIDRRKKNVNK
- the fdhD gene encoding formate dehydrogenase accessory sulfurtransferase FdhD; protein product: MLTNNKGTETEIIQVNKYERNKVIDLVAKEKTLNIYVNQKYIVTLNCSPGNLKYLATGFLYSAGIVQDKNGIISTKTGKKGIYFQINNSLFSPDKIYSANLINQIKQTVPGNRGPLSIENSSKLNISTIYLLITLMQEKAEFFKLSGGVHNCGLANLNGCLVLFCEDISRYNTIDRILGEAFLKNINTDDKIILTSCRITSGIMQKIIKGNIPIVISRSAPTDYAIQLADKQGITLIGFARGERMNIYAHSERIDN
- a CDS encoding pre-16S rRNA-processing nuclease YqgF, encoding MKKFILSIDPGRKKCGIALVDYKLRYIAGEVVNNERLMDRVKNYLGKYQIKSIVVGSGTNSENIIAVIKKNFPELFITVITEEDTTRLARRYFFEHNPPTGWLKLIPISLRIPPRPYDDFAAYVIARKFFSDYQQDKKL
- the hypF gene encoding carbamoyltransferase HypF — protein: MKIRYKLTIYGIVQGVGFRPFIHKLVKKYNLYGWICNSNQGVEMEIEGEDSDGREFLKELKNHLPPLALIDDIRIKRLSCIGYSKFAIKKSKSNHRHPVILMPPDISICEDCKTELNDPSNRRYHYPFINCTNCGPRFTIIEDMPYDRDKTTMKKFVMCTDCFNEYHDLENRRYHAQPNACPVCGPQVSLYTGNQKVVTQDPIQEAQKRLRGGEVGVIKGLGGFHLSCDAQNKEAVSRIREIKKRDQKPFALMAESISKITNFCYVSVLARKYLESKEKPIVLLKKKRICHLSPAIAPGNAYLGFMLPYTPLHILLLQKSNLVLVMTSANFSDEPIIIQNEEAFQKLAQQVDFLLLHNRQIYNRCDDSVLKITAHHSIFIRRSRGYAPFPIVLPEEAKSILALGPEEKNTVCLTRDRYAFPSQHLGDLKNRDSFQAYQEAIKRLIRVFQFKPKVIACDLHPDYLSTHYAEELSRQFRVPLLKIQHHHAHIASCIAENYISEKVIGVAFDGTGFGLDGAIWGGEFLVVSPKDCLRVGHLKYVAMPGGEQAIHQPWRMAFSYLYSLSGQEADSIRSVLGEGREKKDFQLLKQMIDKRINSPLTSSCGRLFDAVASLIGLRDGVAFEGQAAMELEALCQTKYKDNYNYQITREINGLVVDTGEMFLQIINDLERKIPLPRIATQFHNTVADIILSLCVKIKKEFNINYVALSGGVFQNSFLLAQTMKKLKKENFTVLIHKKLPPNDGCIALGQAVVTDARIKSGKIICGFYKCK
- a CDS encoding HypC/HybG/HupF family hydrogenase formation chaperone, with translation MCLAIPGKIIKKINCEEAEVLLGNIKKSVRIDLLPEIEEGDYVLIHAGYAITKIDSREANEINQAWEEIQS